In the Theobroma cacao cultivar B97-61/B2 chromosome 1, Criollo_cocoa_genome_V2, whole genome shotgun sequence genome, one interval contains:
- the LOC18610693 gene encoding protein IQ-DOMAIN 1: MGTARNWFNTVRKKFIKSSQREIIILHSPSLSAQSIIGEGRDFHNNSSASSPSSVRRRKHLTREGIAAIKIQAIFRGHLARRAYGALRSLVKLQAVARGVYVRKQARIALQCMHALVRLQVRVRARQLLSKYSHDR; the protein is encoded by the exons ATGGGCACTGCTAGAAACTGGTTCAACACAGTCCGAAAGAAGTTCATCAAATCATCTCAAAGAGAGATCATCATTCTCCACAGCCCAAGTCTCAGCGCCCAGTCAATCATTGGAGAAGGTAGAGACTTCCACAACAACTCATCAGCTTCATCACCATCTTCTGTCCGAAGAAGAAAACATTTAACCAGAGAAGGCATTGCGGCAATCAAGATCCAAGCCATTTTCAGGGGTCACCTT GCAAGACGAGCATACGGAGCATTGAGAAGCCTGGTTAAGCTGCAAGCTGTGGCCCGAGGGGTGTATGTAAGGAAACAAGCACGAATAGCACTGCAGTGCATGCATGCACTCGTTCGGTTACAGGTCAGGGTTCGTGCTCGCCAACTCCTCAGCAAGTATAGCCATGACCGCTAA
- the LOC18610692 gene encoding uncharacterized protein LOC18610692 isoform X2, translating to MEAASLISSSCFTVSSLPSALCPQNLHHRGLFPLAVNSQGCRIAVVRKNLSFCPKAALRGNVQATGVPTSVPVRVAHELHQAGHRYLDVRTPEEFSAGHAPGAINIPYMCKVGSGLYRRYRHCWRVCGLDSESASDRMMMQQACGRISSYYNKVEDKNPRVE from the exons ATGGAAGCTGCATCgcttatttcttcttcttgctTCACTGTCTCTTCCCTTCCTTCAGCTCTCTGTCCTCAAAATCTCCACCATAG gGGCCTGTTTCCATTAGCTGTAAATTCGCAGGGATGTAGAATAGCTGTTGTCCGCAAAAACTTGAGCTTCTG CCCCAAGGCTGCTCTGAGAGGAAATGTGCAGGCAACAGGAGTTCCAACTTCTGTGCCAGTAAGAGTGGCACATGAGCTTCATCAAGCTGGGCATCGATATTTGGATGTCAG GACTCCTGAAGAGTTCAGTGCGGGGCATGCCCCTGGGGCTATCAACATTCCTTACATGTGCAAAGTTGGATCAG GGCTTTACCGCCGTTACAGACATTGCTGGAGGGTATGCGGCCTGGACTCAGAATCAGCTTCCGACAGAATGATGATGCAGCAGGCTTGCGGGAGAATTAGTTCCTACTACAATAAGGTTGAAGACAAGAACCCAAGGGTTGAGTGA
- the LOC18610691 gene encoding thiol-disulfide oxidoreductase LTO1 isoform X1, whose protein sequence is MATIIGLSASQSQILSRCSPPLPPPGFVSSPARFKKEAPVRRVLVPPLKCTSSGPTQNTESEAQTTSPSSSSASLDSRNSMYNWSAGLGAIGLVETAYLTYLKLSDSDAFCPLGGGSCGDVLNSDFAVIFGVPLPLVGLVAYGFVTALSLQLSAKSSPFGISESYGRLLLLGSTTSMAAASAYFLYILSTQFAGASCSYCLMSALLSFSLFFISLKDVGLQEIQKVVGLQICIASLVVATLSASYSTTLSVPSSLANVDLPYYTTEIRTKSSPFALSLAKHLHSIGAKMYGAFWCSHCLEQKQMFGREASKLLDYVECFPDGVKTGTKMVKACADAKLEGFPTWIINGQVLNGEVELKELAEISGFNFNELVN, encoded by the exons ATGGCCACTATCATCGGTTTATCAGCTTCTCAGAGTCAAATCTTGAGTCGCTGCTCTCCACCTCTCCCTCCTCCTGGCTTCGTCTCGTCTCCAGCTCGTTTCAAA AAGGAAGCGCCGGTTCGTAGAGTGCTTGTGCCTCCTCTAAAGTGTACATCTTCGGGGCCGACTCAGAACACCGAGTCAGAAGCTCAAACGACGTCGCCCTCGTCTTCTTCTGCTTCATTGGATTCGAGAAATTCCATGTATAATTGGAGTGCGGGGCTTGGTGCCATCGGGCTCGTTGAAACTGCCTACCTGACTTACCTCAAGCTCTCCGACTCCGATGCCTTCTGCCCTCTCGGTGGTGGCAGTTGCGGAGATGTCCTCAACAGTGATTTCGCTGTCATTTTTG GGGTTCCCCTTCCATTAGTTGGACTGGTTGCTTATGGATTTGTTACGGCACTCAGCTTGCAGTTGAGTGCGAAGAGTTCACCTTTTGGAATCAGCGAATCATATGGTCGTTTGCTATTGCTTGGGAGCACTACCTCCATGGCAGCTGCTAGTGCATAttttttatacatactgaGTACACAATTTGCAGGAGCATCTTGCTCGTACTGTTTAATGTCAGCTCTGTTGtcatttagtttatttttcatcAGCTTAAAG GATGTCGGGTTGCAGGAGATACAGAAAGTGGTGGGTTTACAGATATGCATAGCAAGCTTGGTGGTTGCCACATTAAGTGCCTCATATAGCACTACACTGTCTGTTCCTTCGAG CCTGGCTAATGTTGATCTTCCATATTATACTACTGAGATAAGAACAAAATCGAGTCCTTTTGCTCTTTCTCTTGCAAAGCATCTACACTCTATAGGCGCTAAGATGTATGGGGCTTTTTGGTGTTCTCACTGTTTAGAACAAAAACAG ATGTTTGGACGTGAGGCATCGAAGTTGTTGGACTATGTGGAATGTTTTCCTGATGGAGTTAAGACAGGAACTAAAATGGTTAAGGCATGTGCAGATGCGAAATTAGAAGGATTCCCAACCTGGATTATTAATGGTCAG GTTTTGAATGGAGAAGTAGAATTGAAAGAACTTGCAGAAATCTCCGGGTTCAATTTCAATGAACTGGTAAACTAA
- the LOC18610692 gene encoding thiosulfate sulfurtransferase 16, chloroplastic isoform X1, translating into MEAASLISSSCFTVSSLPSALCPQNLHHRGLFPLAVNSQGCRIAVVRKNLSFCPKAALRGNVQATGVPTSVPVRVAHELHQAGHRYLDVRTPEEFSAGHAPGAINIPYMCKVGSGMTKNPNFLAEVSSHFGTYDEIIVGCQVGKRSLMAATELLAAGFTAVTDIAGGYAAWTQNQLPTE; encoded by the exons ATGGAAGCTGCATCgcttatttcttcttcttgctTCACTGTCTCTTCCCTTCCTTCAGCTCTCTGTCCTCAAAATCTCCACCATAG gGGCCTGTTTCCATTAGCTGTAAATTCGCAGGGATGTAGAATAGCTGTTGTCCGCAAAAACTTGAGCTTCTG CCCCAAGGCTGCTCTGAGAGGAAATGTGCAGGCAACAGGAGTTCCAACTTCTGTGCCAGTAAGAGTGGCACATGAGCTTCATCAAGCTGGGCATCGATATTTGGATGTCAG GACTCCTGAAGAGTTCAGTGCGGGGCATGCCCCTGGGGCTATCAACATTCCTTACATGTGCAAAGTTGGATCAG GAATGACAAAGAACCCCAATTTTCTGGCAGAAGTATCATCACATTTTGGAACATATGATGAAATTATTGTT GGGTGTCAAGTTGGGAAAAGGTCTCTAATGGCAGCCACCGAACTTTTAGCTGCT GGCTTTACCGCCGTTACAGACATTGCTGGAGGGTATGCGGCCTGGACTCAGAATCAGCTTCCGACAGAATGA
- the LOC18610691 gene encoding thiol-disulfide oxidoreductase LTO1 isoform X2, translating to MATIIGLSASQSQILSRCSPPLPPPGFVSSPARFKEAPVRRVLVPPLKCTSSGPTQNTESEAQTTSPSSSSASLDSRNSMYNWSAGLGAIGLVETAYLTYLKLSDSDAFCPLGGGSCGDVLNSDFAVIFGVPLPLVGLVAYGFVTALSLQLSAKSSPFGISESYGRLLLLGSTTSMAAASAYFLYILSTQFAGASCSYCLMSALLSFSLFFISLKDVGLQEIQKVVGLQICIASLVVATLSASYSTTLSVPSSLANVDLPYYTTEIRTKSSPFALSLAKHLHSIGAKMYGAFWCSHCLEQKQMFGREASKLLDYVECFPDGVKTGTKMVKACADAKLEGFPTWIINGQVLNGEVELKELAEISGFNFNELVN from the exons ATGGCCACTATCATCGGTTTATCAGCTTCTCAGAGTCAAATCTTGAGTCGCTGCTCTCCACCTCTCCCTCCTCCTGGCTTCGTCTCGTCTCCAGCTCGTTTCAAA GAAGCGCCGGTTCGTAGAGTGCTTGTGCCTCCTCTAAAGTGTACATCTTCGGGGCCGACTCAGAACACCGAGTCAGAAGCTCAAACGACGTCGCCCTCGTCTTCTTCTGCTTCATTGGATTCGAGAAATTCCATGTATAATTGGAGTGCGGGGCTTGGTGCCATCGGGCTCGTTGAAACTGCCTACCTGACTTACCTCAAGCTCTCCGACTCCGATGCCTTCTGCCCTCTCGGTGGTGGCAGTTGCGGAGATGTCCTCAACAGTGATTTCGCTGTCATTTTTG GGGTTCCCCTTCCATTAGTTGGACTGGTTGCTTATGGATTTGTTACGGCACTCAGCTTGCAGTTGAGTGCGAAGAGTTCACCTTTTGGAATCAGCGAATCATATGGTCGTTTGCTATTGCTTGGGAGCACTACCTCCATGGCAGCTGCTAGTGCATAttttttatacatactgaGTACACAATTTGCAGGAGCATCTTGCTCGTACTGTTTAATGTCAGCTCTGTTGtcatttagtttatttttcatcAGCTTAAAG GATGTCGGGTTGCAGGAGATACAGAAAGTGGTGGGTTTACAGATATGCATAGCAAGCTTGGTGGTTGCCACATTAAGTGCCTCATATAGCACTACACTGTCTGTTCCTTCGAG CCTGGCTAATGTTGATCTTCCATATTATACTACTGAGATAAGAACAAAATCGAGTCCTTTTGCTCTTTCTCTTGCAAAGCATCTACACTCTATAGGCGCTAAGATGTATGGGGCTTTTTGGTGTTCTCACTGTTTAGAACAAAAACAG ATGTTTGGACGTGAGGCATCGAAGTTGTTGGACTATGTGGAATGTTTTCCTGATGGAGTTAAGACAGGAACTAAAATGGTTAAGGCATGTGCAGATGCGAAATTAGAAGGATTCCCAACCTGGATTATTAATGGTCAG GTTTTGAATGGAGAAGTAGAATTGAAAGAACTTGCAGAAATCTCCGGGTTCAATTTCAATGAACTGGTAAACTAA